The genomic stretch AAAGAAAAAGAAAAAGACTTATATGTAGCTATAGATGCTATGTTTCAAAAAATAGAAAGAGAAATAAGAAAATCAAAAGAAAGAAACATAGATAAAAGCCAAAGAGCTGTTGTAGATAAAAGTATGCAAAATGATGAAGAAGATAATGCTTATTCTATAACTTCTGCAGGAATATATGAAAAACCATTAGATGAATTGGATGCTGTGCTTCATTTCAAAAGTGATAAAAAACCATATATGGCTTATCTTCCTATTAAACAAGGCGATGACCTATACAGTATAAAAATAGGAAAATTTCCGGTATTCCTATTTAAAAATAATGACAAAGTATTAGAAGTATATTATAATGATGAATACTGGAACATAGATGAAGTAAGTGTTACTCCAGACAACAATATAGATGCAAGCAAAAGTGAAAATTATCTTATTAAAGAATACAATGTCAGCGAAGCAGTTACATATTTAACTGAAAATACTGATAAAAAATTTGTTGTTTATATAAGCAGCATTACAGAACAAGCAGAAGCATTATACAAAGAATCTGATAATTCATTTGTATTAATAAGAATGTTTGATATTTAATTTATTTTAATTAATAAAAACCATTTTGGAGGGAATAATATATGAGTTTGATAGATTATATAAATAAAGAATCTATAATGATAGATGTGCAAGAGACCGAGAAAGAGCGTCTTCTCTCTAAAATGGTTGAAAGATTAGACAGCTCTGGTTTGCTTGTAAGTAAAGATGATGCTGAACATGCTATTATAGCAAGAGAGCAGCTAATGAGTACAGGAGTCGGAAACGGTATTGCTATACCGCATGCTAAAACTGATGCTGTAAAGAATATAGTACTTAGTGTGGCAACAATAAAAAACGGGATAAATTACAAATCTGTAGATAAAAAAAAGGTATTTGCTGTATTTATGCTGCTTGCCCCTAAAAATTCGGCAAGTGAAAATTTAAAAGTATTAACTGCAATAGCTAAAATATTAAGAGATAATCCGCATTTCTTAGAAAAACTTATCAATGCTGAAAAGCCTGATGAGATTATGGAACTTATTGCAAAAGAGGAAATGAAAATATAATGCCTAAAGTATCAATATCAAAATTCCTAGAACTTAATGAAAAAAGAAACAACTTCTTAAAAATAAGGCGTTTAACAGGTTTTGTAGGCATGGAAAATGAAATATCCAGCTGCGATATAAACAGACCCGGTATGGCATTATTCAAATACTTCAAAGACTTTGCATATGACAGAATACAAATATTTGGAAAGGGGGAGGCTAATTATGTGCTTACCCTTAATGAAGAAAATAAAAAAGATGTATTTGAAGAAATGCTTAGCTATAAAATACCTATATGTATATTTACCTATAACATAACACCGCCTGAAATATTTTTAGAAATTGCCAAAAATAACAATATATGTGTTATTATAAGCGAATTACAAACAGCTGATATGATAAGAGGGATAGATACATTAATAGAAGAAGAATTTGTGGAATCATTTACTATTCATGGCGGACTTGTAGAAGTTTTCGGAGTTGGAGTTTTAATACTTGGTAAAAGCGGTGTTGGTAAAAGTGAAGCTACTTTAGAATTAATATCTAAAGGGCATAGACTTATTTCTGATGATACTGTAGAGTTCAGAAAATTGAGAGACGGCAGAATAATAGGCAAAACTAATGAGTTTATAAAGCATAATATGGAAGTGAGAGGAATCGGAGTTGTTGATATAAGCCGATTATCTGGTATGAGTGCCATTAGAGATAAAAAGAGACTTGATTTAATAGTAGAACTTGAACATTGGAAAGATGATGAACAGTATGACAGAATGGGGCTTTTTGAGAAAACATACAATATGTTAAACACTGAAATACCATACATAAAACTCCCTGTACGTTCTGGAAGGAACATATGTATATTAATAGAAACTGCAGCAAAAAATTTCCGTCTCAAACAAATGGGTTATAATAGTGCTAAAGAATTAGACAAGGCATTAATCGCTCAAATAGAGAAAAAAAAGGCTAATAATTCAAATAAATGATTTTTAATTAATTGTTTTGATTTTTATTTTCTGATTCTATTTTCAAATACAAAATATCATTATTATCTCCTGTAACAGAGGTAAATCCATTAATTATAGCCATTTCTATAAATCTGTTTGGAGATGAATATTCAGCCTCTTCAGCACTAAGTACTTTTACTTCTTTCTCTAAATGCTCTATTTCTTTATCCAAAGCCGAAATTTCTTTTAATATATCATTAGCCTTAACATTCCTAGCAAATGTAAATATACTTATAATTATCACAAATATAACTATAACAATAAATACAGATCCTATAGAATAGGTTTTATTTTCTTGTGTATTCTGCTGTTTATTCATTTACATATCTCCAATAAGATTATATTTTTTATTATTTTACATTTTTATTAATTGTACAGCTCTCATCTTAGCACTTCTGCTTGCAGGATTTGATTTTATCTCATCATTTGTCGGAAGTTTAACCTTATTATTTAATAATTTAAATATACCATCTTTATTTTTTGTTTTTTCATTTTCCTTAAAAAATCTCTTTACTATTCTGTCTTCCAAAGAATGATAGCTTATTATAACCGCTACCCCATTATTTTTTAATATATTAGGTATATTTAATATAGACTTTTCCAATATATTAAGCTCATCATTAACCTCTATTCTAATAGCTTGAAAAACTAATGTTGCCGGGTGAATTTTACCGTATCTCTGAGATTTATCAGTATTATGAAATATAATGCTTTCAAGTTCTTTTGATGTTTCTATTTTTCTTTTATCTCTCTCTTTTACTATTATTCTAGCCATTTTCCTAGCGTTACTAAGCTCTCCGTAATCTCTGAACACTCTTTCTAGCTCTTCTTCGCTGTATCCGTTTATAACATCATAGGCACTTTTTTCATTAATACCAAGCCTCATATCAAGCATTGTATTATCTTTAAAAGAAAAACCTCTCTCTGCTTTTTTAAAATGAAATAAAGATACTCCCAAATCATAAAGCATAAAATCAGCATTTCCTATTACTTTTTCATCAAGACATTCCATCATCTTATCATATGTATTATTATAATAATGAAAATTAGGATAATCTTTCAAACGTCTTTTAGCTATATCAAGTATTGTACTATCCCTTTCAAAACTATGCACTTCAAGATTTAAATCCAGCATAGCTTTAGTATGCCCTCCCTCACCTAATGTGGCGTCTATAACTATTTTAGCATTTTCTGGGATATAACTTAATACTTCTTTAAGCATAACAGGCGTATGCACTATATTTAATTCAATATCGTTATCCATTACTAATATTATCGGAACAAATATCATTAAAATAATTTAGTTTTATAAAATATAAAAACAAACTAATTTTATATAAATAATCATAATTTACAATATTAAACTCACTTCAAAATTAAATCCATTAATATTTATAGTATTTTTTACTGTAGTATTATAACTTATTTAATACCGCATTAAATTACAAAAGCTTACTATTTATTTTATGAAAAAAAAACTATGCTTTTATAATATAATATAAAGAAGTTTTAGATACAATATTTTCATCTACTTTTAAAACAAATCTATTGACTTTTTTATATATTAAATTATCATTTAAGTAAAATATTTAATAAAAGGATTTATATTATGGGAAAACTAGGAAGAGTTCTATGGTTAATATTCGGTATTTTATTAATAATATCAGGTATAGCTACAATGTTTAATCCAATAGAAACAGTATTAATGCTTGCATATGTTATAGGTTTTTTGACAATATTCTCTGGAATAAGTTCAATATTTTATTTCTTTGGCTTGAAACATAAATCAGGTTCTACATTGATTTTACTTGATGGTATAATATCTGCTTTATGCGGTATTATAATAATTTCTAATCTGCAAATAAGCGGTGCTTTTGTACCTTATATAGCTGCTTTTTTTGTAATAGTAAGAGGAGTTGTTGCAATATCATCTTCAATTGAATTAAAAAAAGAAGGATACAATCAATGGGGACTTCCAATGATAAGCGGAATACTTACATTACTAGCCGGAATCATATTAGCTTTTAATCCGCTGCTTGGTGCTGTATATGTAAGCGTTGTTCTTGGATTATCTTTAGTGCTTTATGGTATAATAACATTACAGTTATGGTTTGCTTATGGTAAGTTCTTTAAAATATAAAAATATATTGATTTTATTATTCATTCTGTTAAAATAGACGTTAATTTAATTGTTGGGAGCAATATCTATGTTTCAAAGGAATATAAACAGCACGTTATGTTTTTGTAAAAATATAAAATATAAAGAAGTAATAGAAGCAATCAAAGAAAAAGAACTTAAAACTCTTGAAGAAGTTATGCATTGCACAAAGGCTGGAATTACCTGCTGGAGTTGCCGAGGAGACATAAAAGACTTACTAGCAGAATATAAAGAAACAGGTGATATAAAAATTGATGAATGATAATAAGTTTATATGTCAATGCAAGGAATTATCATTAGAAGAGATAGAAGTACTAAAAAAAGAATATGGCATTGACACTTTAAAAGAAGTAGTAAAAAAAAAGGCTGGAACTGCCTGCGGAGGATGTCGAAATAAATTAAAAGATCTTTTTAAAGACAGACTTAAATAAATTTTATTATACAAAAAAGGAATAGAAAATTAATTATTATCTATTCCTTTTATATTATTATTTTTTATACTTTATTATTTTAAAGCTTCATATATAGCCTTAGCATTAAGTCCGTATTTATTCATAAGCTCATCAACAGTTCCAGATTCCCCAAATGTATCTTTAATACCAAGTCTTATTAATTTGCAAGGGTATTCATCAGTTAAAACTTCAGATATAGCAGAACCAAGCCCGCCTATTATAGAATGCTCTTCAACACTAATTAATTTACTGTGCTTTTTAGCCATATCAACAACAACTTCTCTGTCTATAGGTTTTATAGTATGTACATTAACAACAGTTACAGATATTCCGTCTTTTTCAGCCATTTGAGCAGCTTCTAAAGCCTCAGGAACCACAATACCAGAAGCAAATATACATATATCTTTACCTTCTCTTAATACATTAGCTTTACCAATTTTGAAAGGAGTATTTTCATTTGTAATTATATTTGTAGCAGGTCTTGCCATTCTTAAATAACAAGGTCCGTCAAACTCTGCAGCAGCAAATACAGCTTTTTCAGCCTCTAAAGCATCGCAAGGCACTATTACAGTCATATTTGGTATAGAACGCATAATTGATACATCTTCTACAGCCTGATGGCTAGCTCCGTCTTCGCCTACAGATATACCAGCATGAGTAACTGCTACTTTAACATTAAGTTTAGGATAACAAATAGAGTTTCTAATAATTTCAAAAGCACGTCCTGCACCAAACATAGCAAATGTAGAAGCAAAAGGTATTTTACCATCTATAGCAAGTCCGGCAGCTGCTCCCATAATATTTTGTTCTGCTATTCCCATATTAAAAAATCTCTCTGGAAAAGCAGATTTAAAAATCTTTGTCATAGTAGAGCCTGATAAATCTCCGTCTAAAACTACAACATTTTTATTTATTTCTCCAAGGCGTTTTAAAGCCTCACCATAAGCATTTCTTATTGCCTTTTTTTCCATAATATTAATTCCTTAAATATTTATTATTTAATTAATCAAGTTTATTTAATTCTTCCATAGCTCTTTCATATTCTTCTTTATTAGGAGCTTTACCATGCCAGCCTGCAGCATTTTCCATAAATGAAACTCCCTTCCCTTTAACAGTTTTAGCTATTACACATTTAGGCTTACCTGATACTTTTTTGTTAAATATTTCTTCAAGTTCTGCCTCATTATGTCCGTCAGCTATAAATGTTTCAAAACCAAATGCTTTCATTTTGGCTTCTAAATCACCCAAACTCATAACATCATCATTTTTACCATCTATCTGAAGACCATTATTATCTATTATTAATGTATAGTTATCAAGTTTATAATTAGAAGCAGCCATTGCTGATTCCCAAAAACTGCCTTCCTGTGCCTCTCCGTCGCCTGCTATAGCAAATATTTTACCATTTTTTTTGTCTAATTTATATCCTAAAGCAGTACCAACTGCAATACAAACGCCCTGACCTAAAGAACCTGTAGAAGCTTCAACACCCGGCAAATGTTTTTTATCTGGGTGCCCCTGAAGTCTTGAACCTAATTTTCTGTAAGTTAAAAGTTCATCTGTTGGAAAATATCCTCTATGTGCTAATGTAGAATAGAGTACAGCTGAAGCATGACCTTTGGACATTATAAGTATATCTCTTCCGTCCATATTAGGATTTTTAGGGTCTATGTTCATAATCTTAAAATATAGTGTATGCATTATCTCTACCAATGATAATGAGCCGCCTATATGACCAGAATTGGCATTATAAACCATACTTACTATATCTTTTCTTATCTGAGTATTTAATGAAGACATAATAATTCCTTATAAAATAAAATTATATTAGATGATATAATAAAATTTTATTATTGTCAAATAAAGTATTTTGATAATGATTTATTAATAACATTGATATTTATTTTTTATTACGTAACTTTCTTAACGCAACAAATATCTGCCTGCAGCATAAAAATAACTTGGGATTATCATATTAAAAGTAAACCCCAAGTTATATATAAAAAATAATTTATTTAGTTTCTTAATTTAAAATATTCTATTGCTTTAATAAGCTCATTAGCTTCATTTAATAATGACTCAGATGCTGAAGCAGCTTCAGTAACTAAAGAAGCATTTTTCTGCAATGCTGAATCCATATTATTAATAGCTATATTTATTTGTTCTATTCCTTTTTCCTGTTCCTGAGCTGCTGTATTTATTCTGTCCATTAAAGAGGAAGCATTGTCCATCTTTTCAGATATTTCCATAAATATATCTTTAGATTCTTTAACACTTTTTGCTGCTAAATTAATTTTTTCATTACTGTCAGTTATTAATGAAGTAATATTTTTTACTGATTCCTGAGTATTTTGTGCTAGGTTTCTTACTTCGCTTGCAACTACAGCAAAACCTTTTCCCTGATCACCGGCACGTGCCGCCTCAACTGAAGCATTTAAAGCAAGTATATTTGTCTGAAAATCAATATTTTCTATAAGTTTGGTAATATCCATAATCTTATTGCTTGACTCATAAACATCATTCATTTTGCTTACACTGTCTTCTACTATTTCTCCTGCCTTGTTTAAATGCTCCTTCGCCTCTGATACCATAGAGGTACTAGTTGCAACATTTTCTGCTGATTCTTTAATAGCACTAGCCATTTGATTCATTGATGCTGCTGTCTCTTCCAAACTAGAAGCCTGAGATTCTGTTCTTTCAGATAAATCATTATTTCCTATTAAAACTTCATTAGCAGCAGTAGATACTTGCTCAGCTGAGTTTTTTACAGTATTAATAACTTTGTTAAAATTATTCATAGCTTTATCCCAGCCTCTGGCTATATCACCCCATTCATCTTTTCTTTTATCAAAATGCTTAGGAATACCTCTAGTTAAATCACCATCAGACATAGCCAAAATATCTTTTGATAATGCTGATATTATATTTGAAACTTTTCTTCCTATTATGAATGGTACAATCAATACTAATGCTGCAATAATAGCAATTAATACTATAATAAGTACATTTCTCATGATATAGCTGTCTTTCAATATTACCTCTCTTGCAGAAGCCAATTCTAAACACCAATAAACTCCTTTAGATATCTCTATTGGTGCAAATGCATAAACAAGATTTTCACCAGAAACACTGCTATGTGCCTCTATTAATAATAATTCACCTTTTTTAATACTATCAAATACTCCATAATTTTTATAATCAGGATATACTTCATAAACATTTTTAGAAACATTATTCATATTATAATTATCATACACTACAAGACCATTTTGATCATATAATGCTGCTGTTGTATCTTCAAATGGAATAATATTTTCTAATATAGAAGTAATAGAATCTATAAATATATCTACATAAATAACACCTATAAATTTATTATCCGGCATTATAGGTATGCATAAAGTAAATAACACAGTATCAGCATTAACTGTAGAATTATAAACTCCAGATACATATGTTTGACCAGTTCTTTTTGGTTCTGTATAGTAGTCAACATTAAAAGTATCTATTGATAAATATGCTTCGCCGTTTCTTGATATATAATAATTAAATCTGCCATTAGCAGCTCTGTACTCTGAATTTGTATAATCTGAATCATTATCAAGAGCATTAGGTTCAAAAGCTATTGAGAGACCATTTATATCATCAGGAAGACTATTGAAAAATACAGATGTTAATTGTTTATAAGTTTCTCTATCTCTGATTCCTCTTCTATATAGATTTTCTAAATTTATCTTTAATCCTAATGAACTATATAGATCTTTTTCTATACCAAACTTTATATTTGAAGCCTCTTTAAGAGAAGTTTCTTCTAAAACTTTATATGAGAGTTCTTTGCTTATTTTACCTGCATACATTTGTATAAACAAATTTGAAGCTATGATAATAAGTATAATCGGAACTAAGATTATAAATGTAATTTGAAACTGAAGTCCCATTTTTTTAAACATACATACACTCCATTATATAAACTTATATATAACAATAATATAAAAAAATATTTTACCATATTATAGATAAAATATTTTATATATTAATTAGATTGCAGTGTGTTTATAATACAATTAATCACAAAATAATACTCCCATTTGTCATAATAACATAAAATTTAATAATGTCAATAATATTATAAGAAATATATTATTTATTTGACATAGCATTAATAATATCTAATTTTTTTTTATTTACACTTCTAATGCTTATACTTCTATAATCTTTTTTTCCTTTAGTTTTTATATCATTAATATAATACTGTTTAAGAAGCCTGTTATTTTCTGCAAATAAAACTTTAATTTTTTTATTTACACTTTTTATATAATGTTCAATGCTTAAAGCTATATTTACACTATCAACTTCCCAAGCCGATAAAAATTTTAATGGCTTATGACTTCTTGTATAATTAGCACCTTTACCATTTTTATGTTTTGTAAATCTGTTAATAAGATCATTTGTAATTCCTGTATAATAACAGTTATCCTCGCAAAGTATTATATAAACATACCAATAATTATTATTTTCTTTCATTTTATTATATCGCTTATAATAGTATCAACATCTATATATATATCATTATTATATTTATTAAAAATATTGCATACATTATTATAATCTTCTATTGTATCAACTGTAGTTCTTAAATCCGGCATGGCAAAACTTTCAGTAACTTTCGGATTTTCTATTTTAAACTTATCGGCATGTCTATAATGGTACTGTGTAATATGTTCATGCTCGAAAGGGTCTTTAGAATTATCATCAGCATATTTTAATGCTTCATAATTAA from Brachyspira murdochii DSM 12563 encodes the following:
- a CDS encoding transketolase family protein gives rise to the protein MEKKAIRNAYGEALKRLGEINKNVVVLDGDLSGSTMTKIFKSAFPERFFNMGIAEQNIMGAAAGLAIDGKIPFASTFAMFGAGRAFEIIRNSICYPKLNVKVAVTHAGISVGEDGASHQAVEDVSIMRSIPNMTVIVPCDALEAEKAVFAAAEFDGPCYLRMARPATNIITNENTPFKIGKANVLREGKDICIFASGIVVPEALEAAQMAEKDGISVTVVNVHTIKPIDREVVVDMAKKHSKLISVEEHSIIGGLGSAISEVLTDEYPCKLIRLGIKDTFGESGTVDELMNKYGLNAKAIYEALK
- a CDS encoding transketolase, whose product is MSSLNTQIRKDIVSMVYNANSGHIGGSLSLVEIMHTLYFKIMNIDPKNPNMDGRDILIMSKGHASAVLYSTLAHRGYFPTDELLTYRKLGSRLQGHPDKKHLPGVEASTGSLGQGVCIAVGTALGYKLDKKNGKIFAIAGDGEAQEGSFWESAMAASNYKLDNYTLIIDNNGLQIDGKNDDVMSLGDLEAKMKAFGFETFIADGHNEAELEEIFNKKVSGKPKCVIAKTVKGKGVSFMENAAGWHGKAPNKEEYERAMEELNKLD
- a CDS encoding methyl-accepting chemotaxis protein, whose protein sequence is MFKKMGLQFQITFIILVPIILIIIASNLFIQMYAGKISKELSYKVLEETSLKEASNIKFGIEKDLYSSLGLKINLENLYRRGIRDRETYKQLTSVFFNSLPDDINGLSIAFEPNALDNDSDYTNSEYRAANGRFNYYISRNGEAYLSIDTFNVDYYTEPKRTGQTYVSGVYNSTVNADTVLFTLCIPIMPDNKFIGVIYVDIFIDSITSILENIIPFEDTTAALYDQNGLVVYDNYNMNNVSKNVYEVYPDYKNYGVFDSIKKGELLLIEAHSSVSGENLVYAFAPIEISKGVYWCLELASAREVILKDSYIMRNVLIIVLIAIIAALVLIVPFIIGRKVSNIISALSKDILAMSDGDLTRGIPKHFDKRKDEWGDIARGWDKAMNNFNKVINTVKNSAEQVSTAANEVLIGNNDLSERTESQASSLEETAASMNQMASAIKESAENVATSTSMVSEAKEHLNKAGEIVEDSVSKMNDVYESSNKIMDITKLIENIDFQTNILALNASVEAARAGDQGKGFAVVASEVRNLAQNTQESVKNITSLITDSNEKINLAAKSVKESKDIFMEISEKMDNASSLMDRINTAAQEQEKGIEQINIAINNMDSALQKNASLVTEAASASESLLNEANELIKAIEYFKLRN
- the hpf gene encoding ribosome hibernation-promoting factor, HPF/YfiA family, yielding MHQNIIGKNVRITKNVREHIANKMQNIKIHADRIIDANIICDYMHGEYTVQGTIAFGKKVFHDKEKEKDLYVAIDAMFQKIEREIRKSKERNIDKSQRAVVDKSMQNDEEDNAYSITSAGIYEKPLDELDAVLHFKSDKKPYMAYLPIKQGDDLYSIKIGKFPVFLFKNNDKVLEVYYNDEYWNIDEVSVTPDNNIDASKSENYLIKEYNVSEAVTYLTENTDKKFVVYISSITEQAEALYKESDNSFVLIRMFDI
- a CDS encoding (2Fe-2S)-binding protein codes for the protein MNDNKFICQCKELSLEEIEVLKKEYGIDTLKEVVKKKAGTACGGCRNKLKDLFKDRLK
- a CDS encoding GIY-YIG nuclease family protein, which translates into the protein MKENNNYWYVYIILCEDNCYYTGITNDLINRFTKHKNGKGANYTRSHKPLKFLSAWEVDSVNIALSIEHYIKSVNKKIKVLFAENNRLLKQYYINDIKTKGKKDYRSISIRSVNKKKLDIINAMSNK
- the hprK gene encoding HPr(Ser) kinase/phosphatase, with the translated sequence MPKVSISKFLELNEKRNNFLKIRRLTGFVGMENEISSCDINRPGMALFKYFKDFAYDRIQIFGKGEANYVLTLNEENKKDVFEEMLSYKIPICIFTYNITPPEIFLEIAKNNNICVIISELQTADMIRGIDTLIEEEFVESFTIHGGLVEVFGVGVLILGKSGVGKSEATLELISKGHRLISDDTVEFRKLRDGRIIGKTNEFIKHNMEVRGIGVVDISRLSGMSAIRDKKRLDLIVELEHWKDDEQYDRMGLFEKTYNMLNTEIPYIKLPVRSGRNICILIETAAKNFRLKQMGYNSAKELDKALIAQIEKKKANNSNK
- a CDS encoding PTS sugar transporter subunit IIA, whose translation is MSLIDYINKESIMIDVQETEKERLLSKMVERLDSSGLLVSKDDAEHAIIAREQLMSTGVGNGIAIPHAKTDAVKNIVLSVATIKNGINYKSVDKKKVFAVFMLLAPKNSASENLKVLTAIAKILRDNPHFLEKLINAEKPDEIMELIAKEEMKI
- a CDS encoding HdeD family acid-resistance protein, with protein sequence MGKLGRVLWLIFGILLIISGIATMFNPIETVLMLAYVIGFLTIFSGISSIFYFFGLKHKSGSTLILLDGIISALCGIIIISNLQISGAFVPYIAAFFVIVRGVVAISSSIELKKEGYNQWGLPMISGILTLLAGIILAFNPLLGAVYVSVVLGLSLVLYGIITLQLWFAYGKFFKI
- the rsmH gene encoding 16S rRNA (cytosine(1402)-N(4))-methyltransferase RsmH, translating into MDNDIELNIVHTPVMLKEVLSYIPENAKIVIDATLGEGGHTKAMLDLNLEVHSFERDSTILDIAKRRLKDYPNFHYYNNTYDKMMECLDEKVIGNADFMLYDLGVSLFHFKKAERGFSFKDNTMLDMRLGINEKSAYDVINGYSEEELERVFRDYGELSNARKMARIIVKERDKRKIETSKELESIIFHNTDKSQRYGKIHPATLVFQAIRIEVNDELNILEKSILNIPNILKNNGVAVIISYHSLEDRIVKRFFKENEKTKNKDGIFKLLNNKVKLPTNDEIKSNPASRSAKMRAVQLIKM
- a CDS encoding (2Fe-2S)-binding protein, whose protein sequence is MFQRNINSTLCFCKNIKYKEVIEAIKEKELKTLEEVMHCTKAGITCWSCRGDIKDLLAEYKETGDIKIDE